In Cyprinus carpio isolate SPL01 chromosome B7, ASM1834038v1, whole genome shotgun sequence, a genomic segment contains:
- the LOC109076733 gene encoding uncharacterized protein C14orf93 homolog, with protein sequence MACKRNLRALQPAASPLSINDLMKQLISGLNALSRQLEGLMEKQAANTVLLEDAIQRLCALERKFDEQRLQEEQRPREEPLHKRIKRAHNVGIAEAVRRLHNSENNPHKYDPQTGISLPRNQAVMTYQLEELKSTFADADPECIQACCKTYFETLRRKYNLSQPEKSQLRDAIKTGAKNRQRKRRLLDSRSKVVQTDAERELWQTAKVELMYDEEDAIVDGRPVWIVRSPSHRNPQLSELCEELQRRLEADMRYTILHHQRVKADGNGHYGPSFLQL encoded by the exons ATGGCGTGTAAAAGAAACCTGAGGGCTTTGCAACCAGCAGCAAGCCCACTGAgcataaatgatttaatgaaacAGCTGATCTCCGGTCTGAACGCTTTGTCTCGTCAGCTTGAGGGTTTGATGGAGAAGCAAGCTGCAAACACTGTTCTTCTCGAAGATGCTATCCAGCGTCTTTGTGCTCTTGAGCGAAAGTTTGACGAGCAAAGACTGCAAGAGGAACAAAGACCGCGGGAAGAGCCATTACATAAAAGGATAAAGAGGGCGCACAACGTGGGCATTGCG GAAGCTGTAAGGCGCCTTCACAATTCGGAAAACAACCCACATAAATATGATCCACAAACTGG aATAAGTTTGCCTCGTAACCAAGCAGTCATGACTTATCAGCTAGAGGAATTGAAATCAACTTTTGCAGATGCAGACCCTGAGTGTATAcaag cgtgTTGCAAGACATACTTTGAAACACTTCGGAGAAAGTACAATTTGTCTCAGCCAGAAAAGTCCCAGCTAAGAGATGCCATTAAAACAGGAGCTAAAAACCGACAAAGGAAAAGACGG ttgctggatTCCAGGTCCAAGGTTGTTCAAACCGATGCAGAGAGAGAGCTTTGGCAGACTGCAAAAGTGGAGCTGATGTATGACGAGGAGGATGCCATTGTTGATGGAAGGCCAGTGTGGATTGTGAGGTCTCCATCTCACAGGAACCCACAATTGTCAGAACTTTGTGAGGAGCTTCAGCGCAGATTGGAGGCAGACATGCGCTACACTATTTTGCATCATCAGCGTGTTAAGGCTGATGGAAATGGACATTATGGACCTTCCTTTCTTCAACTTTAA